The Daucus carota subsp. sativus chromosome 2, DH1 v3.0, whole genome shotgun sequence genome includes a window with the following:
- the LOC108209792 gene encoding ubiquitin-like-specific protease 1D isoform X3, whose translation MEEESNKKRKKLCDIELNNLIDRHDEEPPSLVVEASGDDLKLMSDFYLEDSIQRCSKTYESVGSKLPDGGRKLKEKLTSLEQEKESRDRHRLMQGNGAIDAFGNKLNTLGRCDSRKTRSDGLISSVEKCKSGMSSRQTAFRSPRFLSDEVEKLNVSNGDINSSDMEEDPSRFPSRKNSPIVKPSYNLRSRNREQTVILVDEEENQHAALIDEEDNMDASMKEIKIYFPTRCHPESIELGYADMECLAPETYLSSTIMNFYIRYLEQATFTSDSDRCRYHFFTTYFYGKLKEAVQDKTNDMKDVFNKFRRWWKGVNIFEKAYIFLPIHENHHWSLVIICIPDNEDDSVPILLHYDSLGLHSSRPIFENIKRFRNKRTSMTAASSSFSLCSVSLKRLLKG comes from the exons atggaAGAAGAGAGCAACAAGAAGAGGAAAAAACTGTGCGATATTGAATTGAACAACCTCATTGATCGCCACGACGAGGAGCCACCGTCACTGGTGGTCGAAGCCTCCGGAGATGATCTGAAGCTAATGAGTGATTTCTATCTCGAAGATTCTATTCAACGCTGCAGCAAAACTTACGAAAGTGTGGGTAGTAAATTGCCTGACGGAGGACGAAAGCTTAAGGAAAAACTTACTAGTCTTGAGCAGGAAAAAGAGAGCCGGGATCGACACCGCCTCATG CAAGGAAATGGGGCAATTGATGCTTTTGGAAACAAATTAAATACCTTGGGTCGATGTGATAGCCGGAAAACAAGATCTGATGGCCTCATTTCATCAGTGGAAAAGTGTAAGAGTGGGATGAGTTCACGACAAACAGCTTTCCGAAGCCCTAGATTTCTTTCGGATGAAGTCGAAAAACTAAATGTCTCTAATGGTGATATAAATTCTTCTGACATGGAGGAGGATCCATCACGTTTTCCCTCCAG GAAGAATTCTCCGATCGTCAAACCTTCATATAATTTGAGGTCAAGGAAT CGGGAGCAGACAGTCATTTTAGTGGATGAGGAGGAAAACCAGCATGCAGCTTTAATAGATGAAGAAGATAACATGGATGCAAG CATGAAGGAAATCAAAATTTACTTTCCTACAAG ATGTCACCCGGAGTCGATAGAGCTCGGGTATGCAGACATGGAGTGTCTTGCTCCTGAAACATATCTGTCATCAACCATTATGAACTTTTATATCCG ATATCTGGAGCAGGCAACATTTACAAGCGATAGCGATAGATGCCGCTATCATTTTTTCACCACATATTTCTATGGAAAGCTTAAAGAAGCTGTACAAGACAAG ACAAACGACATGAAAGATGTGTTTAACAAATTCCGAAGGTGGTGGAAAGGTGTCAATATATTTGAGAAAGCATACATATTCCTGCCGATACATGAGAA TCATCACTGGAGCTTGGTAATCATATGTATCCCAGACAATGAAGATGACTCTGTTCCAATTTTGCTTCATTATGATTCACTTGGGCTTCACAGTAGTAGGCCGatttttgaaaacattaaaAG